In the genome of Sphingomonas naphthae, one region contains:
- a CDS encoding glycosyltransferase family A protein, giving the protein MVAPVSVPAPVSVIVPCHNYARYLPQALDSILGQSRPPAEVIVIDDGSSDGSADIARAFGSRVVVRSQAQQGIAATRNAGLDMAGQGLIAFLDADDLWTPDSLALRLAALEAQPALSCIFGQTEHFMSPEVDEATRARLACPRGAAVARFVGAMLVRRDVFDRIGRFDTAFLVSEMMDWSGRLDDSDVAVGQVEALVMRRRVHGDNSTLSPAAKGDYLRALKAAVRRRAQA; this is encoded by the coding sequence ATGGTCGCGCCGGTGTCGGTGCCCGCACCGGTTTCCGTCATCGTGCCATGCCACAATTACGCGCGTTATCTGCCGCAGGCGCTCGATTCGATCCTCGGCCAAAGCCGTCCGCCCGCCGAAGTCATCGTGATCGATGATGGATCGAGCGATGGCAGCGCCGATATCGCCCGCGCCTTCGGATCGCGGGTGGTCGTGCGGTCGCAGGCACAGCAGGGCATTGCCGCTACGCGGAATGCCGGGCTCGATATGGCGGGGCAGGGGCTGATCGCCTTTCTCGACGCGGACGATCTGTGGACGCCCGACAGCCTCGCGCTCCGTTTGGCGGCGCTCGAAGCGCAGCCTGCGCTCAGTTGCATCTTTGGCCAGACCGAACATTTCATGAGCCCGGAGGTGGATGAAGCCACACGCGCCCGGCTGGCTTGCCCGCGAGGCGCAGCGGTCGCCCGCTTTGTCGGCGCGATGCTCGTGCGGCGCGACGTATTCGATCGGATCGGCCGCTTCGACACAGCTTTCCTCGTCAGCGAGATGATGGACTGGTCCGGGAGGCTCGACGATTCGGACGTGGCGGTGGGGCAAGTCGAGGCGCTCGTGATGCGGCGGCGGGTGCATGGCGACAATTCCACGCTCTCCCCGGCCGCGAAGGGCGATTACCTCCGTGCCCTCAAGGCCGCCGTCCGGCGCCGGGCACAGGCGTGA
- a CDS encoding SapC family protein, producing MASQPLPMLYNELTPLSSSVHADWKARSINSLHFLKGHHMVPLAAEEFIDAGRSYPIIFSDGDEIIPLALMGLNEGFNTFVNEEGQLADDVYLPAYVRRFPYMLVRMSQNDTDTLTLCFDSTPGTIGPDIEGFAFFENGEPTQESKDILAFCESFEVAGQKSVAFTQELKELGLLTDGEFTFQLEGREEPFIYRGFRIVDEKKLFELRGDQLRKLNQSGALSLIYAHLFSLRLINMVFQRQLVQNPDFARSIGLEVRRADEVLDQTADA from the coding sequence ATGGCCAGCCAGCCGCTTCCGATGCTCTACAACGAGCTGACGCCGCTTTCGAGCAGCGTCCACGCCGACTGGAAGGCGCGGAGCATCAATTCGCTGCATTTCCTGAAGGGCCACCACATGGTCCCGCTGGCGGCGGAAGAGTTCATCGATGCCGGCCGCTCCTATCCGATCATCTTCTCGGATGGTGACGAGATCATCCCGCTGGCGCTGATGGGCCTGAACGAAGGCTTCAACACCTTCGTCAACGAAGAGGGCCAGCTGGCCGACGACGTGTACCTGCCGGCCTATGTTCGCCGCTTCCCCTACATGCTCGTCCGCATGTCGCAGAACGACACCGACACGCTGACCTTGTGCTTCGATTCGACCCCCGGCACGATCGGCCCCGATATCGAGGGCTTCGCCTTCTTCGAGAATGGCGAGCCGACGCAGGAATCGAAGGACATCCTGGCCTTCTGCGAATCCTTCGAGGTCGCCGGCCAGAAGAGCGTCGCCTTCACGCAGGAACTGAAGGAACTGGGCCTGCTGACCGACGGCGAGTTCACCTTCCAGCTGGAAGGCCGCGAGGAGCCCTTCATCTATCGCGGCTTCCGCATCGTCGACGAGAAGAAGCTGTTCGAGCTGCGCGGCGATCAGCTGCGCAAGCTCAACCAGTCGGGCGCGCTGTCGCTGATCTACGCGCACCTCTTCTCGCTGCGCCTGATCAACATGGTGTTCCAGCGCCAGCTGGTGCAGAATCCGGACTTCGCCCGCTCGATCGGCCTGGAAGTGCGCCGCGCCGACGAGGTGCTGGACCAGACCGCCGACGCCTGA
- the tpiA gene encoding triose-phosphate isomerase — MANRKLIAGNWKMNGSLAALAEIDAIGAAAAANPAVDVAICPPFTLIAPAAGRGVAIGSQDCHAAAKGAHTGCVSATLLIEAGATYAIVGHSERRQDQHETDAEVRAKAEAAITGGLIAIVCVGETEAERDAGNAVSVVEGQLTGSVPPAGTAATLVVAYEPVWAIGTGRTPSVADVADMHAAIRAKLVALLGAEGPGVRILYGGSMNPKNAAELLAVPDVDGGLVGGASLTAAQFVPIIEAGAALG; from the coding sequence ATGGCCAATCGCAAGCTGATCGCCGGCAACTGGAAGATGAACGGGTCGCTGGCAGCCCTGGCCGAGATCGACGCGATTGGCGCGGCGGCGGCGGCCAATCCGGCGGTCGATGTCGCGATCTGCCCGCCCTTCACCCTGATCGCGCCCGCCGCCGGGCGCGGCGTGGCGATCGGTTCGCAGGATTGCCATGCCGCCGCCAAGGGCGCGCACACCGGCTGCGTATCGGCGACGCTGCTGATCGAGGCGGGCGCCACCTATGCGATCGTCGGCCATTCCGAGCGCCGGCAGGACCAGCATGAGACCGACGCCGAAGTGCGCGCCAAGGCCGAGGCGGCGATCACCGGCGGCCTGATCGCGATCGTCTGCGTCGGCGAGACCGAGGCCGAGCGCGACGCCGGCAACGCCGTTAGCGTTGTCGAGGGCCAGCTCACCGGCTCCGTCCCGCCCGCCGGCACCGCCGCGACCCTGGTGGTGGCCTATGAGCCCGTCTGGGCGATCGGCACCGGCCGCACGCCGTCCGTGGCCGATGTGGCCGACATGCACGCCGCGATCCGCGCCAAGCTGGTCGCGCTGCTCGGCGCCGAAGGGCCGGGCGTACGCATCCTCTATGGCGGATCGATGAACCCGAAGAATGCCGCCGAGCTGCTGGCGGTGCCGGATGTGGACGGCGGCCTCGTCGGCGGGGCGAGCCTGACGGCGGCGCAGTTCGTACCGATCATCGAGGCGGGCGCCGCCCTCGGCTGA
- a CDS encoding PqqD family protein: MDRVFSLAAPTVVSEVIDGEAIIMDVRTGIYHSAEGLAAPLWEALVAGVGTVQIVQALEMAYPGTEAAADLNAYVDQLTGAGLLAASDGKPSIVPVDFAGLPYAAPSLVSHGDMQDLILLDPIHDVSADYGWPVKPDLAAPGAAA, translated from the coding sequence ATGGACAGGGTCTTCAGTCTCGCGGCGCCGACCGTGGTGAGTGAGGTGATCGACGGCGAGGCGATCATCATGGATGTGCGAACCGGCATCTATCACAGCGCCGAGGGGCTGGCGGCGCCGCTCTGGGAGGCGCTGGTTGCCGGTGTGGGCACGGTGCAGATCGTGCAGGCGCTGGAGATGGCCTATCCGGGAACCGAGGCCGCGGCCGACCTCAATGCCTACGTCGATCAGTTGACGGGCGCCGGCCTTCTGGCTGCGAGCGACGGCAAGCCGTCGATCGTCCCGGTCGACTTCGCCGGCCTGCCTTATGCCGCGCCGTCACTCGTCAGCCATGGCGACATGCAGGATCTCATCCTGCTCGATCCGATCCACGACGTGAGCGCGGATTATGGCTGGCCGGTGAAGCCCGATCTCGCCGCACCGGGGGCCGCCGCCTGA
- a CDS encoding glycosyltransferase: MTEKVGIQSVDLPARSEAEQADFHAAAMAAGQAALERAGAIDHDIAIAGVRIRLRFAGARMVREYLPALAHLLVADAGEPDATFLVWDGESTGIAMPPPPVTRAAFTDRGDIWGMESRHFRSAFHWSDYSVCVLDMETGIGASWIAKPEALPYWARSSPMRTMFHWLLEPRGLHLLHAAVVGDANGGVLITGRGGVGKSTTSLVALAEGMAFAGDDYVVVGFDPEPVAYTLYSTAKLVPKQLDLLPELVPLVDRSQPDTDEKAVIRLYPASSCQIAQGLPLRWLLTPRFGETAETLFEPIAPAELHQAAAFTTMSQLPHAGRATHDFVGALAARLETARIVLGHDVRAVPGALGRLLAGEVIVPAAASHDVRPPLSVIIPVFNGAHFLPQAVQSILAQQYPTAEIIVVDDGSTDDIERVVAALPVEVRFLRQTNAGPASARNRGIRNASGDLIAFLDVDDLWPVDRLASLIAALGEDRDVAIGRGQLARIDPDDPAAYSFVGNPGEAFPYYIGAALYRREAFTRVGLFDEDMIFGEDQDWYRRAEEVGLGVTRVEQISLIVRRHGANMTHGKSAVEMNELRAIKKALERRRAAGLLAKAR; this comes from the coding sequence GTGACCGAGAAGGTCGGCATCCAGAGCGTCGATCTGCCCGCGCGGAGCGAGGCCGAGCAAGCCGACTTCCATGCCGCCGCCATGGCGGCCGGGCAGGCGGCGCTGGAACGCGCCGGGGCGATCGACCACGATATCGCGATCGCCGGCGTCCGTATCCGCCTGCGCTTCGCGGGCGCGCGGATGGTGCGTGAATATCTGCCGGCGCTTGCGCATCTCCTCGTCGCGGATGCGGGCGAGCCCGATGCGACCTTCCTCGTCTGGGATGGCGAATCGACCGGTATCGCCATGCCGCCGCCGCCCGTCACCCGCGCCGCCTTCACCGATCGCGGCGACATCTGGGGCATGGAGAGCCGCCACTTCCGCAGCGCCTTTCACTGGAGCGATTATTCGGTCTGCGTGCTCGATATGGAAACCGGCATCGGTGCGAGCTGGATCGCGAAGCCGGAGGCTCTGCCCTATTGGGCGCGCTCCTCGCCGATGCGGACGATGTTTCACTGGTTGCTGGAACCGCGGGGGCTGCATCTGCTCCATGCCGCCGTGGTGGGCGATGCGAACGGCGGCGTCCTCATCACCGGCCGCGGCGGGGTCGGCAAATCGACCACGTCGCTGGTCGCGCTCGCCGAGGGCATGGCCTTTGCCGGCGACGATTATGTCGTGGTCGGGTTCGATCCCGAACCGGTGGCCTATACGCTCTACTCCACCGCGAAGCTGGTGCCGAAGCAACTCGATCTCCTGCCTGAGCTGGTCCCGCTGGTCGATCGCAGCCAGCCCGATACCGACGAGAAAGCGGTGATCCGCTTATATCCCGCAAGCAGTTGTCAGATCGCCCAAGGCCTGCCGCTGCGCTGGCTGCTGACGCCGCGCTTCGGCGAAACGGCGGAGACCCTTTTCGAGCCGATCGCCCCGGCCGAACTCCATCAGGCCGCCGCCTTCACCACCATGTCGCAACTGCCTCATGCCGGCCGAGCCACCCACGATTTCGTCGGGGCGCTGGCCGCGCGGCTGGAGACGGCGCGGATCGTGTTGGGGCATGACGTTCGCGCCGTGCCGGGCGCTCTCGGCCGGTTGCTCGCGGGTGAAGTGATTGTGCCGGCCGCCGCGTCGCACGATGTACGGCCGCCGCTCTCCGTCATCATCCCCGTGTTCAACGGCGCGCATTTCCTGCCGCAAGCCGTGCAATCGATCCTCGCGCAGCAATATCCGACGGCCGAGATCATCGTCGTCGACGATGGATCGACCGACGATATCGAGAGGGTGGTGGCGGCATTGCCGGTCGAGGTGCGCTTCCTCCGCCAGACCAACGCCGGCCCGGCCTCCGCGCGCAATCGTGGTATCCGCAACGCCAGCGGCGATCTGATCGCCTTCCTCGACGTGGACGATCTCTGGCCCGTCGACCGTCTCGCCTCGCTCATTGCGGCGCTGGGCGAGGATCGCGATGTGGCGATCGGTCGGGGGCAACTCGCACGGATCGACCCGGACGATCCGGCCGCCTACAGTTTCGTCGGCAATCCGGGTGAGGCCTTTCCTTATTATATCGGCGCCGCGCTCTACCGTCGCGAAGCCTTCACCCGCGTGGGACTCTTCGACGAGGACATGATCTTCGGCGAGGATCAGGATTGGTATCGCCGTGCCGAGGAAGTCGGTCTGGGGGTGACGCGGGTCGAGCAGATCAGTCTGATCGTCCGCCGCCATGGTGCCAACATGACGCATGGCAAGTCTGCGGTCGAGATGAACGAGCTACGGGCGATCAAGAAGGCGCTGGAACGCCGCCGGGCGGCGGGCCTGTTGGCGAAGGCGCGCTAG
- the trpE gene encoding anthranilate synthase component I, whose amino-acid sequence MNRPQPDDRAAVAALAAGRPALVWRRQIADVDTPIAAALKLVEPGRGDFLLESVEGGATRGRYSLLGIAPDLVFRLADGVAETNRRWLDDAAAFEPAGAEPLAAFRALVAECRVDVPEGLPPALACFVGYFAYETIGLVETLPRPPANPLDLPDMLFVRPTVVLVFDRLADELFLVAPVWSAADPQAAVAAAVERIETTAARLAAPLPDGRRTGTDVTTLDPVPQLAPGRYGEMVARAKDYIGAGDIFQVVLAQRFSAPFPLPPLDLYRALRRINPSPFLYHLDLPGFALTGSSPEILVRVRDNEVTIRPIAGTRPRGKTAAEDADLREELLADPKERAEHLMLLDLGRNDVGRVAAAGTVRVTDSYTVELYSHVMHIVSNVVGRLDPAKDALDALFAGFPAGTVSGAPKVRACEIIAELEPETRGAYAGGVGYFSPDGSMDSCIVLRTAVVKDGMMHVQAGAGIVADSDPASEQRECEAKAGALIAAAREALARAGEAGFGQ is encoded by the coding sequence GTGAACCGCCCGCAGCCCGACGATCGCGCCGCCGTCGCGGCGCTGGCCGCCGGCCGGCCGGCGCTGGTCTGGCGCCGCCAGATCGCCGACGTGGACACGCCGATCGCCGCCGCGCTCAAGCTGGTCGAGCCGGGCCGGGGCGATTTCCTGCTCGAATCGGTCGAGGGCGGGGCCACGCGCGGCCGCTATTCGCTGCTCGGCATCGCGCCCGATCTGGTTTTCCGCCTCGCCGATGGCGTGGCCGAGACCAATCGCCGCTGGCTGGACGATGCCGCCGCCTTCGAGCCCGCCGGCGCCGAACCGCTCGCCGCCTTCCGCGCGCTGGTGGCGGAATGCCGGGTGGACGTGCCCGAGGGCCTGCCCCCCGCGCTCGCCTGCTTCGTGGGCTATTTCGCCTATGAGACGATCGGGCTGGTCGAGACCCTGCCGCGCCCGCCGGCCAACCCGCTCGACCTACCCGACATGCTGTTCGTGCGGCCGACGGTTGTGTTGGTGTTCGACCGGCTGGCCGACGAACTGTTCCTCGTCGCCCCCGTGTGGAGTGCCGCCGACCCGCAGGCCGCCGTCGCCGCCGCCGTCGAGCGGATCGAAACGACCGCCGCGCGCCTCGCCGCGCCGCTGCCGGATGGCCGGCGCACGGGAACCGACGTCACCACTCTCGATCCGGTGCCGCAGCTGGCGCCCGGCCGCTATGGCGAGATGGTCGCGCGGGCGAAGGACTATATCGGCGCGGGCGACATCTTTCAGGTGGTGCTGGCGCAGCGTTTCTCCGCCCCCTTCCCGCTCCCGCCGCTCGATCTGTACCGCGCGCTGCGACGGATCAACCCGTCGCCCTTCCTCTACCACCTCGACCTGCCGGGCTTCGCGCTGACGGGCTCCAGTCCCGAAATCCTCGTCCGGGTGCGCGACAACGAGGTCACGATCCGCCCGATCGCGGGCACCCGGCCGCGTGGCAAGACGGCGGCCGAGGATGCCGATCTTCGCGAGGAATTGCTGGCCGATCCGAAGGAGCGCGCCGAGCATCTGATGCTGCTCGATCTCGGCCGCAACGATGTCGGCCGGGTCGCGGCGGCGGGCACGGTGCGGGTGACCGACAGCTACACCGTCGAACTCTACAGCCATGTGATGCACATCGTGTCGAACGTGGTCGGCCGGCTCGATCCCGCGAAGGACGCGCTCGATGCCTTGTTCGCGGGCTTCCCGGCGGGCACCGTCTCGGGCGCACCCAAGGTGCGGGCGTGCGAGATCATCGCCGAACTCGAACCCGAAACCCGCGGCGCCTATGCCGGCGGCGTCGGCTATTTCTCGCCGGATGGGTCGATGGACAGCTGCATCGTGCTGCGCACGGCGGTGGTGAAGGACGGGATGATGCACGTCCAGGCCGGCGCCGGCATCGTCGCCGACAGCGACCCCGCCTCCGAACAGCGCGAATGCGAAGCCAAGGCCGGCGCCCTCATCGCCGCCGCCCGCGAGGCGCTGGCCCGCGCCGGCGAGGCCGGGTTCGGGCAGTAA
- a CDS encoding ABC transporter ATP-binding protein: MDGSAEPPPARRAAWRWYLAYLRARPAMLATAVVPSAFVALLTLPALWLLRYALDVAIPARAIGLLLLAGGGIFAARVLSAACVLLFAHRSVPAIRATTAAMRADLIARLHRLRWRDHGALEGARANGRIVNETERVELLTQALLSTVAPAVLPVLVYAGVLIAISPLLAGLFLILTPLLRWIARASAKRLRRSIKSFQAAYEDFNIGTQHTVEMLPVVRAQGTEAHQQAGHRRTVDALAQAGTRMVLAGVANSQTNMLVTSLIAVVLLIAGGIAVARDMLSLGALGAFVIASTQINSAMTSIINAVPVLMSGDEALLRLAEFRAIGREDVAGGGGVPEGRRRVSLDAVSFAFGPRLILSGQSLALGDREILALAAPNGVGKTTVLELIAGLQVPDSGIVRLDGQDLAGIDGAAWRRRIGFVPQHPAFFHGTVRENICFGRDAVDPLALERAIHLAALDPVLARLTGGIEARMGDRGQMLSGGERQRIAIARALIADPELLLLDEPTNHLDTAATALLVTRLLQAADRPTIVVATHDPGMLAEADRIVDLVEGRLVERRRDGRIAAA; the protein is encoded by the coding sequence GTGGACGGCTCCGCTGAACCGCCCCCCGCGCGGCGCGCGGCGTGGCGCTGGTATCTCGCCTATCTGCGCGCCCGGCCGGCGATGCTGGCGACCGCCGTGGTGCCGAGCGCCTTCGTCGCGCTGCTGACGCTGCCCGCGCTGTGGCTGCTGCGCTACGCTCTCGATGTCGCGATCCCGGCGCGGGCCATCGGCCTGCTGTTGCTGGCCGGCGGCGGCATCTTCGCGGCACGGGTGCTGTCGGCGGCGTGCGTGCTACTGTTTGCCCACCGCTCGGTTCCCGCGATCCGCGCGACCACGGCGGCCATGCGCGCCGATCTGATCGCCCGGCTGCACCGGCTGCGCTGGCGCGATCATGGCGCGCTGGAGGGCGCGCGCGCCAACGGCCGGATCGTCAACGAGACCGAACGGGTGGAATTGCTGACCCAGGCGCTGCTGTCCACGGTGGCGCCCGCGGTCCTGCCGGTGCTGGTATATGCCGGCGTGCTGATCGCCATATCGCCGCTGCTGGCCGGCCTGTTCCTGATCCTGACGCCGCTTCTGCGCTGGATCGCGCGGGCGAGCGCCAAGCGGCTGCGGCGATCGATCAAGAGCTTTCAGGCCGCCTATGAGGATTTCAACATCGGTACGCAGCATACGGTCGAGATGCTGCCCGTCGTCCGCGCCCAGGGCACGGAAGCGCACCAGCAGGCGGGCCACCGCCGCACCGTCGATGCGCTGGCGCAGGCGGGCACGCGGATGGTGCTGGCGGGCGTCGCCAACAGCCAGACCAACATGCTGGTGACAAGCCTGATCGCCGTCGTGCTGCTGATCGCCGGCGGGATCGCCGTGGCGCGGGACATGTTGAGCCTCGGTGCGCTGGGTGCCTTCGTCATCGCTTCGACCCAGATCAATTCGGCGATGACGTCGATCATCAACGCGGTGCCGGTGCTGATGAGCGGCGACGAGGCGCTGCTGCGGCTCGCCGAGTTTCGCGCGATCGGCCGCGAGGACGTGGCGGGCGGCGGCGGCGTGCCGGAGGGGCGCAGGCGGGTGTCGCTGGACGCGGTATCCTTCGCCTTCGGCCCGCGCCTCATCCTGTCGGGCCAGAGCCTTGCCCTCGGCGACCGTGAAATCCTCGCGCTGGCCGCGCCCAACGGCGTCGGCAAGACGACGGTGCTGGAACTGATCGCCGGGCTACAGGTGCCCGACAGCGGCATTGTGCGGCTAGACGGGCAAGACCTTGCGGGGATCGACGGGGCGGCGTGGCGGCGGCGGATCGGCTTCGTGCCGCAGCATCCGGCCTTCTTCCACGGGACGGTGCGCGAGAATATCTGCTTCGGGCGCGATGCGGTCGATCCGTTGGCGCTGGAGCGGGCGATCCACCTCGCCGCGCTCGATCCGGTGCTGGCGCGGCTCACCGGCGGGATCGAGGCCCGGATGGGCGACCGGGGCCAGATGCTGTCGGGCGGCGAGCGCCAGCGCATCGCCATCGCCCGCGCGCTGATCGCCGACCCCGAACTGCTCCTGCTCGACGAGCCGACCAATCACCTCGACACCGCCGCGACGGCCTTGCTGGTGACCCGGCTGCTTCAGGCGGCGGACCGCCCGACGATCGTGGTGGCGACACACGATCCGGGGATGCTGGCCGAGGCCGACCGGATCGTCGATCTGGTCGAAGGGCGGCTGGTGGAGCGCCGCCGAGACGGCCGGATAGCGGCCGCCTGA
- a CDS encoding nucleotidyltransferase family protein has product MTQLWPDETQRLLLIAAMEPDAAKALVAFDAWRGRIDLDDHLDQGSFRLLPLLHANLKRHGSADPLMGRLAGTFRRSWAATQEVHHQAATVLALLREGGVATMANKGLVLGLTHYAHPAHRPMSDVDLIVRRTDLPQAVTLLRGAGWIPQHAGRYTINWHDIMLYRHSVGFRDSAGRELDLHWAPAGELSMAWAEERFWAGAQPMAVRGEPTLRLSPTDLALHTALHGLRYNVMPPLRWIADLGMILAREDEAIDWDEMADFASRAGVLRRLGLALDHVRRDYGLAIPDAPIARGAAVRPRLAERMENWAALADPRTSRVRRFVKGRPVASVARMIQNDNARHIPRILVRWAGRNLKKSVKKARGRLR; this is encoded by the coding sequence ATGACCCAATTGTGGCCCGACGAGACCCAGCGCCTGCTGCTGATCGCGGCGATGGAACCTGATGCGGCCAAGGCGCTTGTGGCTTTCGATGCCTGGCGCGGGCGGATCGACCTCGACGATCATCTCGATCAGGGCAGCTTTCGCCTGCTGCCCCTGCTCCACGCCAATCTGAAGCGCCATGGCTCGGCCGATCCACTGATGGGGCGGCTTGCGGGCACCTTCCGTCGATCCTGGGCGGCGACGCAGGAAGTGCATCATCAGGCGGCGACGGTACTCGCGCTGCTGCGCGAGGGCGGCGTCGCGACGATGGCCAACAAGGGGCTGGTGCTGGGCCTCACCCATTATGCCCATCCCGCGCACCGGCCGATGTCGGACGTGGACCTGATCGTCCGGCGCACCGATCTGCCGCAGGCGGTGACGCTGCTGCGGGGCGCCGGCTGGATCCCGCAGCACGCCGGGCGCTACACGATCAACTGGCATGACATCATGCTCTACCGTCATTCGGTCGGCTTCCGCGATAGCGCCGGGCGCGAACTGGACCTGCACTGGGCGCCGGCGGGCGAACTCAGCATGGCCTGGGCCGAGGAGCGCTTCTGGGCCGGCGCCCAGCCGATGGCGGTGCGGGGCGAGCCGACCCTGCGCCTGTCGCCCACCGACCTCGCGCTTCACACCGCGCTCCACGGCCTGCGCTACAATGTCATGCCGCCGCTCCGCTGGATCGCCGATCTGGGAATGATCCTCGCCCGCGAAGACGAGGCGATCGACTGGGACGAGATGGCCGATTTCGCCTCCCGTGCGGGCGTGCTGCGACGGCTGGGCTTGGCGCTAGATCATGTCCGCCGCGACTATGGCCTCGCCATTCCCGACGCGCCGATCGCCCGCGGCGCCGCCGTTCGCCCGCGCCTGGCCGAACGAATGGAGAATTGGGCGGCGCTGGCCGATCCGCGCACCTCGCGCGTCCGACGTTTCGTGAAGGGGCGGCCGGTGGCCAGTGTCGCGCGGATGATCCAGAACGACAACGCGCGCCATATCCCGCGCATTCTCGTTCGATGGGCGGGGCGCAATCTGAAGAAATCGGTGAAGAAGGCGCGTGGACGGCTCCGCTGA
- a CDS encoding peptidylprolyl isomerase: protein MLAFFRRALSSWIVVALLGLIMLAFAVTGIDTGSMFSGGGGANSVATVGGTDLSADDMRQRAQGEVQQAAQQNPQATMAAYVAQGGYSQLIDQSINGLAIERWAEKQGFVASKRLIDGEIASIPAFYGPTGQFDRNAMLAILARQRLTEAQLRADLKSDIIRRQVLVPIASGLTVAPGLARPYASLLLERREGLIGAVPTATMPEGPQPTAAEIAAAYKRDITHYTLPERRSLRYALFGPESVTAQAKPSEAEIAAAYKAAAATYAPSEKRTVQQVILQDQAAARALVAKVRGGTAFAAAAQGAGFAAGDIAVAADTKPALAKLASPAVATAAYAAPTGSVTDPIKSDFGWHVVHIVSATQVAGKSLDQARAELTTTLEAKKAESLLADKVNRLEDALSGGATFDEAVAKEKLTAATTPPLVQAGVAPEQPDYQLPPELASLLKPAFDATPGDAPTVEALGATKKYAVLALGNVVPSAPQPLAKVRESVVRDIMVRRAAAKAKAVAQQIVDRANKGMPLAQSIAAANLGLKPPQPVNARRMDLERAGQAAPPLQFLFTLGKGKTQLLPLPNDQGFYVIQANLIEPGDVTPVPRLLTQFRGDLARAISNELIEQLAASARTAVGVKRNEQAILKLRGELTGAVAPAQPAQ from the coding sequence ATGCTTGCTTTCTTCCGCCGTGCCCTGTCCTCCTGGATCGTCGTCGCGCTCCTCGGCCTCATCATGCTCGCCTTTGCCGTGACGGGCATCGATACCGGATCGATGTTCTCCGGCGGCGGGGGCGCCAATTCGGTCGCGACGGTCGGCGGGACCGACCTGTCGGCCGACGACATGCGCCAGCGCGCGCAGGGCGAGGTGCAGCAGGCCGCGCAGCAGAATCCGCAGGCGACCATGGCGGCCTATGTGGCGCAGGGCGGCTACAGCCAGTTGATCGACCAGTCGATCAATGGCCTCGCGATCGAGCGGTGGGCGGAAAAGCAGGGCTTCGTCGCCAGCAAGCGGCTGATCGACGGCGAGATCGCCAGTATCCCGGCCTTCTACGGCCCCACCGGCCAGTTCGATCGAAACGCCATGCTCGCCATCCTCGCCCGCCAGCGGCTGACCGAGGCGCAGCTGCGCGCCGATCTCAAGTCGGACATCATTCGCCGCCAGGTGCTGGTGCCGATCGCGAGCGGGCTGACCGTCGCGCCCGGCCTCGCCAGGCCTTACGCCTCGCTGCTGCTCGAGCGGCGCGAGGGGCTGATCGGCGCGGTGCCGACCGCGACCATGCCGGAAGGCCCGCAGCCGACCGCCGCCGAGATCGCCGCCGCCTACAAGCGCGACATCACGCACTACACGCTGCCCGAGCGCCGCAGCCTGCGCTACGCCTTGTTCGGGCCGGAGAGCGTGACGGCGCAGGCCAAGCCGAGCGAGGCCGAGATCGCCGCCGCCTACAAGGCCGCCGCCGCGACCTATGCGCCGAGCGAGAAGCGCACCGTGCAGCAGGTGATCCTCCAGGATCAGGCCGCCGCCCGCGCGCTGGTCGCCAAGGTGCGCGGGGGCACCGCCTTCGCCGCCGCCGCGCAAGGCGCCGGCTTCGCGGCGGGCGATATCGCCGTCGCCGCCGACACCAAGCCCGCGCTCGCCAAGCTCGCCAGCCCCGCCGTCGCCACCGCAGCCTACGCCGCGCCGACCGGCAGCGTGACCGATCCGATCAAGTCGGACTTCGGCTGGCACGTCGTCCATATCGTGTCGGCCACCCAGGTCGCGGGCAAGTCGCTGGATCAGGCCCGCGCCGAACTGACCACCACCTTGGAGGCGAAGAAGGCCGAGAGCCTGCTGGCCGACAAGGTCAACCGGCTGGAGGATGCGCTGTCCGGCGGCGCCACCTTCGACGAGGCGGTCGCCAAGGAAAAGCTGACGGCGGCGACCACCCCGCCGCTGGTGCAGGCCGGCGTCGCGCCCGAGCAGCCCGATTACCAGCTTCCGCCCGAACTGGCGTCGCTGCTGAAGCCCGCCTTCGATGCGACGCCGGGCGACGCCCCGACCGTCGAGGCGCTGGGCGCGACCAAGAAATATGCGGTGCTGGCACTCGGCAATGTCGTGCCATCGGCGCCGCAGCCGCTCGCCAAGGTGCGCGAATCGGTGGTGCGCGACATCATGGTCCGCCGCGCCGCCGCCAAGGCCAAGGCGGTCGCGCAGCAGATCGTCGATCGCGCCAACAAGGGGATGCCGCTGGCCCAGTCGATCGCCGCCGCCAACCTCGGCCTGAAGCCGCCGCAGCCCGTCAATGCCCGCCGCATGGATCTGGAGCGCGCCGGCCAGGCCGCGCCGCCGCTGCAATTCCTGTTCACGCTGGGCAAGGGCAAGACCCAGCTGCTGCCGCTGCCCAACGATCAGGGCTTCTACGTCATCCAGGCCAATCTGATCGAGCCGGGCGACGTGACGCCGGTGCCGCGGCTGCTGACACAGTTCCGGGGCGATTTGGCCCGCGCCATCTCCAACGAGCTGATCGAGCAGCTGGCCGCCAGCGCCCGCACGGCGGTGGGCGTGAAGCGCAACGAGCAGGCGATCCTCAAGCTGCGCGGCGAGCTGACCGGCGCGGTCGCCCCCGCCCAACCGGCGCAGTGA